From Bacillota bacterium, a single genomic window includes:
- a CDS encoding formate--tetrahydrofolate ligase, whose protein sequence is MLPDIEIAQSAKLRPISEIARSIGLLDDDIEPYGKYKAKISLDVYRRLKGRPNGKLIYTTAITATPAGEGKTCTAVGLTQALGKLGKKVMVALREPSLGPTFGIKGGAAGGGYSQVVPMEDINLHFTGDIHAVGAAHNLLAAMVDNHIVHGNELGIDPLRVVWRRVMDISDRQLRNVIVGLGGKGNGFPRETGFDITVASEVMAILGLSRSMDDLKERLGRILVAYTRDGKPVYARDLKAVGAMAVILKDALKPNLVQTLEGQPAFVHGGPFANIAYGNNTIIATELALKLADYVVTEGGFAADLGAEKFFDIVCRITDVRPDVVVLVASVRALNHHGGAAKDKLTETNLDILAKGCANLDKHIENLTRRFGLPVVVAINRFPTDEDVELDFLKHHCEELGVRAAISEVVAKGGDGGRELAEAVLDALEKERPAFRFLYDLDAPIKEKIEALATQIYGADGVVYAGDAERQIKVLTEQGLGTLPVCMAKTQLSLSDDPGLRGAPRGWKLTVREVRASAGAGFLVPLCGTMMTMPGLPKHPAAEVVDIDESGRIEGLF, encoded by the coding sequence GTGCTGCCTGATATTGAGATAGCCCAGTCTGCTAAGTTGCGACCGATTTCGGAGATAGCGAGGTCAATAGGCCTTTTGGATGATGATATCGAGCCGTATGGCAAGTACAAGGCCAAGATCAGCCTGGATGTCTACAGGCGCCTCAAAGGCAGGCCAAACGGCAAACTGATCTACACTACCGCGATCACAGCTACCCCCGCCGGTGAGGGGAAGACCTGCACGGCTGTAGGCCTCACGCAGGCCCTGGGGAAGTTGGGGAAGAAAGTCATGGTGGCGCTGCGCGAGCCATCGCTCGGCCCGACCTTCGGCATCAAGGGTGGGGCGGCCGGTGGTGGCTACTCGCAGGTTGTGCCGATGGAGGATATAAATCTCCACTTCACTGGGGATATTCACGCCGTCGGCGCCGCGCACAATCTCCTCGCGGCCATGGTCGACAATCATATAGTTCACGGCAACGAGCTCGGGATAGACCCCTTGAGGGTCGTGTGGCGGCGCGTGATGGACATAAGCGACAGGCAGCTACGAAACGTCATCGTCGGGCTCGGCGGCAAGGGGAATGGCTTCCCGCGCGAGACAGGTTTTGATATAACGGTGGCCTCGGAGGTCATGGCGATCCTCGGCCTGTCCAGGAGCATGGATGATCTCAAGGAACGCCTTGGGCGCATCCTGGTGGCCTACACGCGCGATGGGAAACCGGTATACGCCCGTGATCTCAAGGCCGTGGGCGCGATGGCGGTCATCCTCAAGGATGCCCTCAAGCCAAATCTCGTCCAGACGCTTGAGGGGCAGCCGGCTTTTGTACACGGCGGCCCGTTTGCCAATATCGCCTATGGCAACAACACCATAATCGCAACCGAGCTGGCGCTGAAGCTCGCGGATTACGTGGTCACGGAGGGTGGCTTCGCCGCGGACCTGGGCGCGGAGAAATTCTTTGACATCGTGTGCCGGATAACTGATGTGCGCCCCGATGTCGTCGTGCTGGTGGCATCCGTGAGGGCGCTCAATCACCACGGTGGCGCCGCGAAGGATAAGCTGACCGAGACCAACCTCGACATCCTCGCGAAGGGGTGCGCGAACCTCGATAAGCATATCGAGAACCTGACCAGGAGATTCGGGCTCCCGGTGGTTGTGGCCATAAACAGGTTCCCGACGGATGAGGACGTAGAGCTTGATTTCCTGAAACACCACTGCGAGGAGCTCGGCGTGCGCGCGGCGATTTCCGAAGTGGTTGCGAAGGGTGGAGATGGCGGGAGGGAGCTCGCTGAGGCTGTCCTCGATGCGCTGGAGAAGGAGAGGCCGGCCTTCCGCTTCCTCTACGACCTCGACGCACCCATCAAGGAAAAGATCGAGGCCCTGGCGACGCAGATATACGGCGCTGACGGGGTTGTCTATGCCGGGGATGCGGAGCGCCAGATCAAGGTCCTCACCGAGCAGGGGCTCGGGACGCTGCCGGTCTGCATGGCCAAGACCCAGCTCTCACTCTCGGACGACCCTGGCCTGAGGGGCGCGCCAAGGGGATGGAAGCTGACTGTGCGCGAGGTGCGCGCCTCTGCTGGTGCGGGCTTCCTCGTCCCGCTGTGCGGCACGATGATGACCATGCCTGGCCTGCCCAAGCACCCGGCGGCCGAGGTAGTGGATATAGATGAATCCGGCAGGATAGAGGGGCTTTTTTAG
- the gltA gene encoding NADPH-dependent glutamate synthase, giving the protein MPREIAQRHQMPKQDPRERIRNFNEVALGYSPEAAVSEAQRCIQCPKRPCVSGCPVGVDIPDFIALVKEGRFGEAAKKIKEKNSLPAICGRVCPQETQCEVLCTLGKAKNQKPVAIGALERFVADWERRELAEELAAGAGSASAAGNASTAGDGTGIVKVAVVGSGPAGLTCAAELARFGYRVVLFEALHEVGGVLRYGIPEFRLPKAILEEEIQYVKSLGVEIRTNMLIGQTFTIEDLFNDGFKAVFVGTGAGLPHFLGIPGENLNGVYSANEYLTRSNLMKAYLFPEYDTPIKTGKRVAVVGAGNVAMDAARTALRLGAEKVMIVYRRSRAEMPARAEEIENAEEEGVELMLLTNPVRVIGNEKGWVTGMECVRMELGEPDESGRRRPVPIKGSEFTLEADTMISAIGTEPNPLLTKRTPGLALGRHGNIIINEKTGETSIPGVFAGGDIVTGSATVIAAMGAGKLAAKGIHDYIQSGR; this is encoded by the coding sequence ATGCCAAGAGAGATAGCTCAGCGCCACCAGATGCCAAAGCAGGATCCGCGGGAGAGGATAAGAAATTTCAATGAGGTTGCGCTGGGATACTCTCCTGAGGCCGCGGTAAGCGAGGCGCAAAGGTGTATCCAGTGCCCTAAACGACCCTGCGTGAGCGGATGTCCTGTTGGTGTTGACATACCTGACTTCATCGCGCTCGTCAAGGAGGGAAGATTTGGGGAGGCGGCGAAAAAGATAAAGGAGAAGAACAGCCTGCCTGCAATTTGCGGCAGGGTTTGCCCGCAGGAGACCCAGTGCGAGGTCCTGTGCACGTTGGGCAAGGCCAAGAATCAGAAGCCGGTGGCGATAGGCGCTCTGGAGCGGTTCGTGGCGGACTGGGAGCGCCGTGAGCTTGCAGAGGAGCTTGCAGCCGGGGCCGGTAGCGCAAGTGCGGCTGGCAACGCTTCTACGGCTGGCGATGGGACCGGGATTGTAAAGGTTGCCGTCGTCGGGTCAGGGCCGGCGGGCCTCACCTGCGCAGCGGAGCTGGCCAGATTTGGCTACAGGGTCGTGCTATTTGAAGCACTTCACGAGGTGGGCGGGGTATTGCGGTATGGCATCCCCGAATTTAGGTTGCCCAAGGCCATTCTCGAGGAAGAGATCCAGTATGTGAAGAGCCTTGGAGTAGAGATCCGCACCAATATGCTCATAGGCCAGACCTTCACCATCGAAGACCTCTTCAATGACGGGTTCAAGGCCGTTTTCGTGGGGACGGGCGCGGGCCTGCCGCACTTCCTGGGGATCCCAGGGGAAAACCTCAATGGCGTGTATTCGGCGAACGAGTACCTGACCCGGTCGAACCTGATGAAGGCCTACCTCTTCCCCGAGTATGATACCCCCATCAAGACGGGGAAGCGGGTTGCTGTGGTCGGGGCCGGCAATGTGGCGATGGATGCGGCCCGGACCGCGCTGAGGCTGGGCGCGGAGAAGGTTATGATAGTCTACCGCAGGTCTCGTGCGGAAATGCCTGCGCGGGCTGAAGAGATCGAAAACGCAGAGGAGGAGGGCGTGGAGCTCATGCTCCTGACCAATCCCGTGCGCGTTATCGGAAACGAGAAAGGGTGGGTCACGGGCATGGAGTGCGTAAGGATGGAGCTCGGCGAGCCGGACGAGAGCGGGAGGCGACGGCCAGTGCCCATTAAGGGCTCTGAGTTTACGCTCGAGGCCGATACCATGATCTCAGCCATCGGGACGGAGCCGAATCCCCTCCTCACAAAGAGGACCCCCGGCCTCGCGCTTGGGAGGCATGGGAATATCATCATAAATGAGAAGACGGGCGAGACGAGCATTCCAGGGGTATTTGCAGGCGGCGATATTGTGACGGGGTCTGCAACCGTTATCGCTGCAATGGGAGCAGGGAAGCTCGCTGCGAAGGGCATCCATGACTATATCCAGTCCGGGAGGTGA
- a CDS encoding sulfide/dihydroorotate dehydrogenase-like FAD/NAD-binding protein, with protein MNKILRKEVLAPRITEFEVYAPEIAAKAQPGHFVVLRVHEKGERIPLTIADYDAVKGTITMVSQEVGKTTCHLATLDVGDFLADVVGPLGTPMHIEKVGCVVCVSGGLGVAPMYPKARRFYELGSRVISFIGAQTKEMIIFKERMEKVSHHVGYSTDDGSFGHHGFVTDLLREFLESGEKVDEVVAIGPLPMMRAAVRVTRDFGVKTIVSLNPIMVDGTGMCGGCRVTVGGEVKFACVDGPAFDGHKVDFEELMARQNRFLEEERIAMERFRAQGEGCKCQER; from the coding sequence ATGAACAAGATTCTCAGAAAAGAGGTCTTGGCGCCCAGGATCACGGAGTTCGAGGTTTACGCCCCCGAGATAGCGGCCAAGGCGCAGCCCGGGCACTTCGTGGTTCTCCGCGTCCACGAAAAGGGCGAGAGGATCCCGCTCACGATAGCCGATTACGACGCTGTAAAGGGCACTATAACTATGGTTTCCCAGGAAGTCGGGAAAACGACCTGTCATCTTGCAACCCTTGACGTTGGCGATTTTCTGGCGGACGTTGTCGGGCCCCTTGGTACCCCGATGCACATTGAGAAGGTTGGTTGCGTGGTTTGCGTCTCGGGAGGGCTCGGAGTTGCGCCGATGTACCCCAAGGCGCGGCGGTTTTACGAGCTTGGAAGCCGGGTGATATCCTTTATCGGGGCCCAGACGAAAGAGATGATAATTTTTAAAGAGAGAATGGAGAAGGTGAGCCATCATGTGGGGTACAGCACTGATGATGGGAGCTTCGGGCACCACGGCTTTGTAACCGATCTCTTGAGGGAGTTCCTCGAGAGCGGGGAGAAGGTCGATGAGGTGGTTGCTATAGGTCCCCTCCCTATGATGCGCGCGGCAGTGAGAGTAACCCGGGATTTCGGCGTTAAAACGATCGTGAGCCTGAATCCGATCATGGTGGATGGCACAGGCATGTGCGGGGGATGCCGGGTCACGGTGGGCGGAGAGGTCAAGTTTGCGTGCGTTGATGGCCCTGCTTTTGATGGTCATAAGGTCGATTTCGAGGAATTGATGGCCCGCCAAAATCGATTCCTCGAGGAGGAGAGGATTGCCATGGAGAGGTTTCGTGCACAAGGAGAGGGATGTAAATGCCAAGAGAGATAG
- a CDS encoding redox-sensing transcriptional repressor Rex, which produces MRARKAPDVVIRRLPLYLRVLETIDVDKHGPSISSYELGDAAGVTSDQVRKDLSLFGEFGKQGVGYEIDVLRQELRRVLNLDCVIKVAIIGAGSLGIALARYLIGRRQAEADYHLDIVAVFDKNPAKIGLGIDGIEVSPMRQLKEKVSELGVRMAVVAVPASSAQEVVDACVGAGIDGILNFAPAKLTVPPHVRLHNSDLSLELMHLAYYLCKAPGAPWEGAREP; this is translated from the coding sequence ATGAGAGCCCGGAAAGCTCCTGACGTGGTTATCAGGAGATTGCCCCTTTATTTGCGGGTCCTGGAGACTATTGATGTAGATAAGCATGGGCCGTCGATTTCCTCATATGAGCTCGGCGACGCCGCTGGTGTCACATCTGACCAGGTCCGGAAGGACCTCAGCCTGTTTGGGGAGTTCGGCAAACAGGGGGTTGGATACGAGATCGATGTCTTGAGGCAGGAGCTGCGCAGGGTGCTCAACCTGGATTGTGTGATCAAGGTGGCGATTATCGGGGCCGGCAGCCTCGGGATTGCCCTGGCCAGGTATCTCATAGGGCGTCGCCAGGCCGAGGCGGATTACCACCTCGACATCGTGGCGGTATTTGACAAGAACCCGGCGAAGATTGGACTGGGAATAGACGGAATAGAGGTCTCGCCCATGCGGCAATTGAAAGAGAAGGTCTCGGAGCTCGGGGTGCGAATGGCCGTGGTGGCCGTGCCGGCCTCGAGCGCCCAGGAGGTCGTCGATGCATGCGTGGGTGCCGGGATAGATGGGATCCTTAATTTCGCTCCGGCGAAGCTCACAGTCCCGCCCCACGTCCGCCTTCACAATTCGGATCTCAGCCTGGAGCTCATGCATCTGGCTTATTACCTGTGCAAAGCCCCCGGGGCCCCCTGGGAAGGCGCGCGCGAGCCATAG
- a CDS encoding SpoIID/LytB domain-containing protein — protein MVLLRCQRFIVYVVVCFTAAWIGLMAVGGPGRDAGAQAPSPMLDDDSIIRVALNRTLGPSSDLDHDAVTVVSKGGMAVKAGPGGPEFLVAPGDALTFRRAPGGISAELVAAAIGTRMALGVFTGPVRVSPRDPARPLGVTNLQRPKVSPYPLYRGSLEISPSPAPAKLRIINELRLGDYLRGVVPNEMPRSFSDEALRAQAIAARSYAIFNLQRAVPGMGGDVSASHSHGPGQDGQDVYLCDSPHCQVYYGIGSEDPRSDAAIADTRGVVATFGQEVIDAVYCSTAGGHTEASENVWLDNPAIPYLQAVPDEPGVPDLRTEEGVRRFLSGRIGRFDAISPNFRWQVTWPGQELEKTINDGIARFSRRSYVTLASRGESGPGPASSSGSGPGFDSGFGPGSGSGFGSGSGSEGSGPGPSKGIGRLVNLIPIRRGASGRIVALGVVGTNGTWVVNGELNIRTLLRPVSGGMLKSSLVVFDFERDASGGIVSVKATGAGYGHGAGMSQWGAEGMARQGYSFYDIIRHYYTGASLSTIPVRLSVTGDGHGDDHGDRDTGSSGARQECQGEVRQRFIAPRGVGRLVIWDADAQGVAVTFNRGSKVFYAFENPPVAGMSFDVSAYLQSGVNEVTFKTVGPAGSHLTLAITLDSGGESK, from the coding sequence ATGGTTTTGCTCCGGTGTCAACGGTTCATAGTCTATGTTGTTGTATGTTTCACCGCAGCGTGGATAGGGTTGATGGCGGTGGGTGGTCCCGGACGCGATGCCGGGGCACAGGCGCCCTCCCCCATGTTGGATGACGACTCGATTATCCGCGTCGCGCTGAATCGGACGCTCGGGCCCTCCTCTGACCTGGATCATGACGCCGTAACCGTGGTTTCCAAGGGCGGGATGGCGGTGAAGGCCGGGCCGGGGGGGCCCGAGTTTCTTGTCGCGCCCGGGGACGCGTTAACTTTCCGGCGGGCCCCCGGTGGGATCAGCGCTGAGCTGGTCGCGGCCGCAATCGGGACGAGGATGGCCCTGGGCGTGTTTACGGGGCCCGTCCGTGTGAGCCCCAGGGATCCGGCGCGGCCGCTGGGGGTTACAAATCTCCAGCGCCCAAAGGTTTCCCCATACCCGCTATATCGCGGAAGCCTCGAGATATCGCCGTCTCCGGCGCCTGCGAAGCTGCGCATCATAAACGAGCTGCGCCTTGGGGATTACCTGCGCGGGGTCGTGCCCAACGAGATGCCGAGATCGTTCAGCGATGAGGCTCTAAGGGCCCAGGCTATAGCAGCCCGCTCCTACGCCATCTTTAACCTGCAAAGGGCTGTCCCAGGGATGGGGGGGGATGTTTCTGCCTCGCATTCGCACGGCCCGGGCCAGGACGGCCAGGACGTATATTTGTGCGACTCTCCCCATTGCCAGGTTTACTACGGCATAGGGAGCGAGGATCCTCGCTCGGATGCTGCCATAGCGGATACGCGCGGTGTTGTAGCGACCTTCGGGCAAGAGGTTATAGATGCGGTCTACTGCTCGACGGCCGGAGGCCATACGGAGGCGAGCGAGAATGTCTGGCTGGACAATCCCGCCATACCATACCTGCAGGCCGTTCCGGATGAACCGGGAGTGCCGGACCTGCGCACCGAGGAGGGGGTGCGGAGGTTTCTATCAGGCCGCATAGGGAGGTTTGATGCTATATCGCCGAACTTCCGGTGGCAAGTGACCTGGCCAGGGCAGGAGCTCGAGAAGACCATAAATGATGGCATAGCCAGGTTTTCCCGGAGGAGTTACGTGACCCTTGCCTCCAGGGGCGAATCCGGTCCAGGGCCGGCATCCAGCTCCGGGTCGGGGCCCGGGTTTGACTCTGGGTTCGGACCTGGGTCAGGATCGGGGTTCGGGTCGGGATCAGGGTCGGAAGGGTCAGGACCGGGCCCTTCGAAGGGCATCGGGAGGCTGGTGAACCTGATACCCATCCGCCGGGGGGCGTCCGGCAGGATAGTAGCGTTAGGGGTCGTTGGGACAAACGGCACCTGGGTTGTGAATGGAGAGTTGAATATCAGGACGCTGCTCAGGCCGGTTTCGGGGGGCATGTTGAAGAGCTCCCTCGTGGTCTTCGACTTTGAGAGGGATGCCTCCGGGGGGATCGTGAGCGTGAAGGCCACAGGAGCGGGGTATGGGCATGGCGCAGGCATGTCCCAGTGGGGGGCTGAGGGCATGGCGCGCCAGGGGTATTCCTTCTACGACATTATCCGGCACTATTACACAGGCGCGTCGCTCAGCACGATCCCGGTGAGGCTCTCTGTAACAGGAGATGGTCATGGGGACGATCACGGGGATAGGGATACAGGCAGCAGTGGAGCTCGCCAGGAATGCCAGGGCGAGGTGCGCCAGAGATTCATCGCGCCCCGCGGGGTTGGCAGGCTTGTCATATGGGATGCGGACGCGCAGGGGGTGGCCGTGACCTTCAATAGGGGCAGCAAGGTGTTCTATGCCTTTGAGAATCCGCCGGTGGCGGGTATGTCCTTTGACGTTTCAGCTTATTTGCAATCCGGCGTCAACGAAGTGACTTTCAAAACCGTGGGGCCTGCGGGGAGCCACCTGACGTTAGCTATTACCCTGGACTCCGGAGGTGAATCTAAATGA
- a CDS encoding 2Fe-2S iron-sulfur cluster binding domain-containing protein, with protein sequence MAMVTLTIDGRRVQVEKGITILDAAKRIGIDIPTLCYHPDLEARAVCRVCVVEIEGQKLLQPACAYPASDGMVVRTNTQAVRQARRMAVELLLARHPQDCLQCIRNQNCELQTLAERLGIREVRFERRLRGLPEDHSTPSIVREPDKCILCRRCVETCQNVQGVGVLFPANRGADTVVTPVFGDDLGDVACALCGQCILACPVGAISERDDTERVWEALADPAKHVVVQTAPAIRATIGEEMGMEPGTLVTGKLVAALRRLGFDKVMDTDFTADLTIIEEGNELLKRIKEGGVLPMITSCSPGWIKFGEHYYPDLLPHISTCKSPQQMFGALVKTYYAQKAGIDPANIFSVSLMPCTAKKFEAERPEMRSSGYQDVDAVLTSRELGRMLREAGIRFEDLPEEEHDDPMGISTGAAAIFGATGGVMEAALRTVYEVATGTELGNLDFEGVRGLDGIKEAEVNLNGLTVRVAVAHGLGNAKKILEMLRAGEANYHFIEIMCCPGGCVGGGGQPIPSTMEIKGKRGQALYLADKDMPYRKSHENPAIKQIYAEFLEKPLGERSHHLLHTHYIGRGKY encoded by the coding sequence ATCGCGATGGTCACGTTGACAATAGATGGCCGCAGAGTGCAGGTTGAGAAGGGAATCACCATCCTCGACGCTGCAAAGAGGATAGGCATAGATATTCCCACGCTCTGTTACCACCCTGACCTTGAGGCGAGGGCTGTATGCCGCGTTTGCGTGGTTGAGATAGAGGGGCAAAAGCTGCTGCAGCCCGCATGCGCATATCCTGCGAGCGATGGTATGGTCGTCCGGACGAATACGCAGGCAGTCCGCCAGGCCCGGAGAATGGCGGTGGAGCTTCTCCTCGCCAGGCACCCCCAGGATTGCTTGCAGTGTATAAGAAATCAGAACTGCGAGCTGCAGACGCTCGCGGAGAGGCTCGGTATACGGGAGGTCCGCTTTGAAAGGAGGCTGCGCGGCCTGCCTGAGGATCATTCGACGCCCTCTATAGTCAGGGAGCCTGATAAATGCATTCTCTGCCGGAGGTGCGTGGAAACGTGCCAGAATGTTCAGGGCGTCGGTGTGCTGTTCCCTGCTAATAGGGGTGCTGATACAGTGGTAACGCCCGTCTTCGGGGATGACCTGGGGGATGTTGCGTGCGCCCTGTGCGGGCAATGCATCCTGGCGTGCCCCGTCGGGGCTATAAGTGAACGCGACGATACCGAGCGGGTGTGGGAGGCGCTCGCCGACCCGGCGAAGCACGTTGTTGTGCAAACCGCGCCCGCTATCAGGGCGACTATCGGTGAGGAGATGGGCATGGAGCCCGGGACGCTCGTCACGGGGAAGCTCGTGGCGGCTCTCAGGAGGCTCGGGTTTGATAAGGTAATGGATACGGATTTCACTGCCGACCTCACCATAATAGAGGAGGGAAATGAGCTTTTAAAGCGAATAAAAGAAGGTGGGGTTCTCCCGATGATCACATCCTGCAGCCCGGGGTGGATCAAATTCGGGGAGCACTACTATCCCGACCTCTTGCCTCATATATCGACATGTAAGTCTCCCCAGCAGATGTTCGGTGCGCTGGTGAAGACCTATTACGCCCAGAAGGCTGGCATCGATCCGGCCAATATTTTCAGCGTCTCGCTCATGCCGTGCACGGCTAAGAAATTTGAGGCGGAGAGGCCGGAGATGAGGTCGAGCGGGTACCAGGATGTCGATGCCGTGCTCACCAGCCGTGAGCTCGGCAGGATGTTGAGGGAGGCTGGTATCAGGTTCGAGGACCTTCCCGAGGAGGAGCACGATGACCCGATGGGCATCTCCACCGGTGCCGCGGCGATCTTCGGGGCCACCGGCGGGGTAATGGAGGCAGCGCTCCGGACGGTATATGAGGTCGCGACCGGGACAGAGCTCGGCAACCTGGACTTCGAAGGAGTTCGCGGCCTCGATGGGATAAAGGAAGCCGAGGTCAACCTCAATGGCCTGACGGTGAGGGTGGCCGTGGCCCACGGTCTGGGCAATGCAAAGAAGATACTCGAGATGCTCCGCGCCGGGGAGGCGAATTACCACTTCATCGAGATAATGTGCTGCCCGGGAGGGTGTGTTGGCGGCGGCGGGCAGCCCATACCGAGCACTATGGAGATAAAGGGGAAGCGTGGCCAGGCTCTCTATCTAGCAGATAAGGACATGCCTTACCGGAAGTCCCATGAGAACCCGGCGATCAAGCAGATCTACGCCGAGTTTCTCGAGAAGCCTCTCGGCGAGCGGTCGCATCATCTATTGCACACTCATTATATCGGTCGGGGCAAGTATTGA
- the nuoF gene encoding NADH-quinone oxidoreductase subunit NuoF, whose product MEFYRSHVLVCGGTPCVLGGCKAVRDALINEIHRQGLSREIKVVETGCLGPCDLGPVIVVYPEGTFYGPVKVEDVPLIVEEHLLKGRIVDRLVARERPVEKEVVKYEAPTYLGPQKRIVLRNCGVMDPESVEEYIGRDGYAALGRCVSQMKPGEVIDEIKRSGLVGRGGAAFPTGLKWEFTAKADADQKYILCNADEGEPGTFKDRLILEGDPHSIIEGMAIAGYAVGADKGFIYIRGEYAISIERMQKAIDQARRLGLLGENIFGSGFSFDIEIRKGAGAYVCGEETALIESIEGNRGEPRIKPPYPGTHGLWGKPTVVNNVETLANISPIILNGPEWFRGFGTERCPGTKVFTLTGDINNKGLIEVPMGITLRQVIYEIGGGIPGGREFKMAQTGGTSGGCLPRELLDVPMDYFSLAEAGSALGSGALLIMDDSHCIVDIARCFMRFFRHESCGKCTPCREGTDRLYEIMDMASSGKGRAQDIELMAELAQVMQRASLCGLGQAAPVPVLTMLKYFRDEFDAHIADRTCPTGTCGL is encoded by the coding sequence GTGGAGTTTTATCGTTCGCACGTGCTGGTTTGCGGGGGCACCCCCTGCGTCCTCGGCGGCTGCAAGGCTGTCAGGGATGCGCTCATTAATGAAATCCATCGCCAGGGCCTCTCGCGGGAGATCAAGGTTGTCGAGACTGGTTGCCTGGGCCCCTGCGACCTCGGACCAGTTATCGTCGTATACCCGGAGGGGACATTCTACGGTCCTGTGAAGGTCGAGGATGTGCCCCTGATCGTCGAGGAGCACCTCTTGAAGGGCAGGATCGTTGACCGGCTTGTCGCAAGGGAGCGTCCGGTAGAGAAGGAGGTTGTGAAGTACGAGGCTCCGACTTACCTCGGCCCCCAGAAGAGAATCGTCCTCCGGAATTGCGGAGTTATGGACCCTGAGTCTGTGGAGGAGTATATCGGTCGGGATGGCTATGCCGCCCTGGGCAGGTGTGTGAGCCAGATGAAGCCCGGCGAGGTGATAGACGAGATCAAGAGATCCGGGCTTGTCGGGCGGGGAGGGGCTGCGTTCCCCACGGGCCTCAAGTGGGAGTTCACGGCCAAGGCAGACGCCGACCAAAAATACATTTTATGTAACGCCGATGAGGGGGAGCCCGGCACGTTCAAGGACAGGCTGATCCTCGAGGGGGACCCCCACAGCATCATTGAGGGAATGGCTATTGCCGGTTACGCAGTGGGTGCGGATAAAGGTTTTATTTATATACGCGGTGAGTATGCTATCTCGATTGAGAGGATGCAGAAGGCCATAGACCAGGCCAGGCGTCTGGGCCTTCTCGGGGAGAATATCTTCGGATCGGGCTTCAGCTTCGATATTGAAATCCGCAAGGGAGCGGGCGCATATGTGTGCGGCGAGGAGACCGCCCTGATCGAATCGATCGAGGGGAACAGGGGCGAGCCAAGGATAAAGCCCCCATATCCCGGAACCCATGGCCTCTGGGGCAAACCCACAGTTGTCAATAACGTCGAGACCCTTGCCAACATCTCGCCGATCATCCTGAACGGGCCCGAGTGGTTCAGGGGGTTCGGAACCGAGAGATGCCCGGGGACCAAGGTATTCACCCTTACAGGCGATATCAACAACAAGGGACTGATAGAGGTCCCGATGGGGATCACGCTGAGGCAGGTAATATATGAAATCGGCGGCGGCATCCCCGGCGGCAGGGAGTTCAAGATGGCCCAGACGGGCGGCACGTCGGGAGGCTGCCTCCCAAGGGAGCTCCTCGATGTCCCGATGGACTACTTCTCGCTGGCCGAGGCAGGCTCGGCCCTGGGTTCAGGGGCTCTCCTCATTATGGACGACTCGCATTGCATCGTGGATATTGCCAGGTGCTTCATGAGGTTTTTCCGGCATGAATCATGCGGGAAGTGCACCCCGTGTCGCGAGGGGACCGATCGCCTTTATGAGATTATGGACATGGCGAGCTCCGGCAAGGGGCGTGCGCAGGATATAGAGCTCATGGCGGAGCTCGCCCAGGTGATGCAGAGGGCGAGCCTTTGCGGCCTCGGCCAGGCGGCTCCTGTGCCGGTCCTCACGATGCTGAAGTACTTCCGTGATGAGTTTGATGCCCACATCGCTGACAGGACCTGCCCCACGGGGACATGCGGGCTCTAG
- the nuoE gene encoding NADH-quinone oxidoreductase subunit NuoE, with protein sequence MITIDDILAKYGRRSDALIDILHEVQDAQGFLTNDSIIKVADALDLPASKVYGVATFYSMFSVKPRGRNIIRICESAPCHVLGAPAIISALEKELGIKMGETTGDEKFTLEYTSCIGVCGVAPAIMINDVVYGNLTPDKIPHILSEYR encoded by the coding sequence ATTATAACCATTGATGACATCCTGGCCAAATACGGACGCAGATCCGACGCGCTCATCGACATACTGCATGAGGTACAGGATGCCCAAGGGTTCCTAACAAATGATTCAATAATCAAGGTGGCTGATGCCCTGGATCTGCCTGCGAGCAAGGTCTATGGCGTGGCCACTTTTTATTCCATGTTTTCGGTAAAGCCCAGGGGGCGGAATATCATTCGCATATGCGAGAGTGCTCCATGCCATGTCCTGGGGGCGCCTGCCATCATCAGCGCTCTCGAGAAGGAGCTCGGCATAAAAATGGGGGAGACGACCGGGGATGAGAAATTCACCCTCGAGTATACGAGCTGCATAGGGGTCTGCGGCGTCGCACCTGCGATCATGATCAACGACGTCGTCTATGGGAACCTGACGCCAGATAAGATACCCCACATCTTGAGCGAGTATCGCTGA